Proteins from a single region of Natrinema amylolyticum:
- a CDS encoding CaiB/BaiF CoA transferase family protein, whose protein sequence is MLALDDITVLSLESGVSAPLCTRMLGDFGAEVIKVERPNVGDVNRHWDSAVYGDSSAHVWVDRNKLSIELDLKSDEGSEIFAELAAEADIVVQNYAPGVVERLGVGYETVSAYNDDVIYLNISGYGRSGPYSDRKAYDLVMQGETGSILMNGSPDEPAKIPISICDINAATYGTIATLLSLFHRERTGKGEEIDVTMFGGMLSWMGYFPHKYWHNDELPERVGMRHHLITPYGPYETVDEQYINFAILSEAHWKAFCVDVIDRPTLLTDERFETNEDRIAHRETLESEIESILRSEPRDYWADRLAESGIPWGDVNELDEVLDHPQTEHLDLVKELETEDGPIPYVDNPISFGDLETTGEPMPDLGEHTEEILEAIGYSDEDIDELRSKDVV, encoded by the coding sequence ATGCTCGCACTAGACGATATTACCGTCCTCAGCCTCGAGAGCGGCGTGAGTGCACCGCTGTGTACTCGCATGCTCGGCGACTTCGGCGCCGAAGTGATCAAGGTCGAACGGCCTAACGTCGGCGACGTCAACCGTCACTGGGACTCGGCCGTCTACGGCGATTCCTCCGCCCACGTCTGGGTCGACCGGAACAAACTGAGTATCGAGCTCGACTTGAAGTCCGACGAGGGATCGGAAATTTTCGCCGAGCTCGCCGCGGAAGCAGATATCGTCGTCCAGAACTACGCGCCGGGCGTCGTCGAACGGCTCGGCGTCGGCTACGAGACGGTTTCGGCGTACAACGACGACGTCATCTACCTGAACATCTCGGGTTACGGCCGTAGCGGTCCGTACAGCGACCGAAAGGCGTACGACCTCGTCATGCAAGGTGAAACCGGATCGATCCTGATGAACGGCTCGCCGGACGAGCCGGCAAAAATCCCGATCAGCATCTGTGATATCAACGCTGCAACCTACGGGACCATCGCGACGTTACTTTCGCTGTTCCACCGCGAACGTACCGGGAAGGGCGAAGAGATTGACGTGACGATGTTCGGCGGGATGCTCTCTTGGATGGGCTACTTCCCGCACAAGTACTGGCACAACGACGAACTCCCCGAGCGGGTCGGCATGCGCCACCACTTGATCACGCCCTACGGTCCGTACGAAACCGTCGACGAGCAGTATATTAACTTCGCCATCCTCAGCGAGGCCCACTGGAAGGCGTTCTGCGTCGACGTCATCGACCGACCCACCCTCCTCACCGACGAGCGGTTCGAGACGAACGAAGATCGGATCGCCCACCGGGAGACACTCGAGTCCGAGATCGAATCGATTCTGCGGAGCGAACCCCGCGATTACTGGGCGGACCGACTCGCCGAGTCGGGCATTCCGTGGGGCGACGTCAACGAACTCGACGAGGTGTTGGACCACCCCCAGACCGAGCACCTCGATCTCGTGAAGGAACTCGAGACCGAAGACGGTCCGATCCCGTACGTCGACAACCCCATCTCGTTCGGCGATCTCGAAACGACCGGCGAACCGATGCCGGACCTCGGCGAACACACCGAGGAGATTCTCGAGGCGATCGGCTACAGCGACGAGGATATCGACGAGCTCCGATCGAAAGATGTCGTATAG
- a CDS encoding enoyl-CoA hydratase/isomerase family protein, with translation MPSTVDYTVDSHRAAALVTLDRPDSLNTLNDRLIEDLCDAIARAEADDEVRAIVLRGAGDEAFSAGYDITPAEEDGEEEDSVPSVDDLLDEFDAATDHVHAVWECDTPVIAAVDGYCLAGGSDLAMACDLVIATEESEFGYPGLRMAGVPPTLVYPFVMNLHEAKELLLSGKIVDAQRASELGMVNRVVPRDRLMATVFAEVEEIRKMPGTNVRILKQVLNGAAEMQGAKPMFRFSELFDALGHHTEYGKEYYRIAATEGFDAALEYMNERNKGTRPPE, from the coding sequence ATGCCATCGACCGTCGACTATACCGTCGATTCGCATCGAGCGGCCGCGCTCGTCACACTCGACCGTCCCGACTCGCTGAATACGCTGAACGACCGCCTGATCGAGGACCTGTGCGACGCGATCGCTCGAGCGGAGGCCGACGACGAGGTGAGAGCGATCGTCCTTCGCGGCGCGGGTGACGAGGCGTTTTCGGCCGGCTACGACATCACCCCAGCGGAGGAAGATGGGGAGGAGGAAGACTCCGTTCCGTCGGTCGACGACCTCCTCGACGAGTTCGACGCCGCGACCGATCACGTCCACGCCGTCTGGGAGTGTGACACGCCGGTGATCGCCGCTGTCGACGGCTACTGTCTCGCCGGCGGGAGCGACCTGGCGATGGCGTGTGACCTCGTGATCGCGACCGAGGAGTCGGAGTTCGGCTATCCAGGGCTGCGGATGGCCGGCGTCCCGCCGACGCTCGTCTACCCGTTCGTGATGAACCTCCACGAGGCGAAGGAACTGCTCCTCTCGGGCAAGATCGTCGACGCGCAGCGAGCGTCGGAGTTAGGGATGGTCAATCGCGTCGTTCCGCGGGATCGACTCATGGCGACGGTCTTCGCGGAGGTCGAGGAGATCCGGAAGATGCCGGGCACCAACGTTCGCATCCTCAAACAGGTACTCAACGGTGCCGCGGAGATGCAGGGCGCAAAGCCGATGTTCAGGTTCAGCGAACTGTTCGACGCGCTCGGCCACCACACGGAGTACGGCAAGGAGTACTACCGCATCGCGGCGACCGAGGGGTTCGATGCGGCGCTCGAGTACATGAACGAACGAAACAAGGGAACGAGGCCACCCGAGTAA
- a CDS encoding long-chain-fatty-acid--CoA ligase, whose translation MGYLPTLPETLSRTTRKYPDREAIVYPRKDVRLTYAEFDDRVDRFANALRERGVERGDRVSLLLHNSAEFAIALFGLLRAGAVFNPINYRLAPSEVGYILDDSESTVLVFEEATRETVESGRDEFGTVEEYVYVDDDVERTPDYAAGFHDLLERADASTPPVSVDSTDQYAIMYTSGTTGRPKGVVHSHRDATYHNMLYAGQMGLNFTDVGISAMPLYHNAELNCGLLTRINLGAKSVILHDFDARRALEVVDEERATHLFVASRIWGQLLEESNEMASFDGSSLELGVYGAAPMPPSLLEECIETFTEDYATAYGMTEMGPCATFILPFEVREHLESVGRAAPNHEVRIVEPTENEDPNDPVTPMDTVETGETGEIILQGPPMMDEYWNLPEKTADAIRDGWFFTGDAGYLNEDGYLFLVDRIDDMIISGGENIYPTEVENVLYQHDGVAEVAVIGEEDDQWGERVVAHVVPDGDLTADDLDDFCRSSDDLAEFKRPRRYEFRDALPKNPSGKIQKYKLRDED comes from the coding sequence ATGGGTTACCTTCCCACGCTACCGGAGACGCTGTCGCGGACGACGCGGAAGTATCCCGATCGGGAGGCGATCGTCTACCCTCGAAAGGACGTCCGCCTGACCTACGCCGAATTCGATGACCGAGTGGATCGGTTCGCGAACGCGCTCCGAGAGCGCGGCGTCGAACGCGGCGACCGCGTCTCGCTGTTGCTCCACAACTCCGCGGAGTTCGCTATCGCACTGTTCGGTCTCCTTCGGGCCGGTGCGGTTTTCAATCCGATAAACTACCGCCTCGCGCCCAGCGAGGTCGGCTACATCCTCGACGACTCCGAGTCGACAGTCCTCGTTTTCGAGGAAGCGACGCGAGAAACGGTCGAGAGCGGCCGTGACGAGTTCGGAACGGTCGAGGAGTACGTGTACGTCGACGACGACGTCGAACGCACGCCCGACTACGCCGCCGGGTTCCACGACCTGCTCGAGCGCGCCGACGCGTCGACGCCGCCGGTCTCGGTCGATTCGACGGACCAGTACGCGATCATGTACACGAGCGGGACCACCGGCCGACCGAAGGGGGTCGTCCACTCCCATCGAGACGCGACGTACCACAACATGCTCTACGCCGGGCAGATGGGGCTGAACTTCACGGACGTCGGAATCTCGGCGATGCCGCTGTACCACAACGCCGAACTCAACTGCGGACTGCTCACGCGGATCAACCTCGGCGCGAAGTCCGTGATCCTCCACGACTTCGACGCGCGACGCGCCCTCGAAGTCGTCGACGAGGAGCGCGCGACCCACCTCTTCGTCGCTTCGCGGATCTGGGGGCAACTGCTCGAGGAGTCGAACGAGATGGCGTCGTTCGACGGCTCGTCGCTCGAACTCGGCGTCTACGGTGCCGCCCCGATGCCGCCGTCGCTGCTCGAGGAGTGTATCGAGACGTTCACCGAGGACTACGCCACGGCCTACGGGATGACGGAGATGGGGCCGTGCGCGACGTTCATCCTCCCCTTCGAGGTTCGGGAGCATCTCGAGAGCGTCGGGCGGGCCGCGCCGAATCACGAGGTCCGGATCGTCGAGCCCACCGAGAACGAGGACCCGAACGATCCCGTCACGCCGATGGACACCGTCGAGACCGGGGAGACCGGCGAGATCATCCTGCAGGGGCCGCCGATGATGGACGAGTACTGGAACCTGCCGGAGAAGACGGCGGACGCGATCCGCGACGGCTGGTTCTTCACGGGCGACGCGGGCTATCTCAACGAGGACGGCTACCTCTTCCTGGTCGACAGGATCGACGACATGATCATCAGCGGCGGCGAGAACATCTACCCGACCGAAGTCGAGAACGTCCTCTACCAGCACGACGGCGTCGCCGAAGTCGCGGTGATCGGCGAGGAAGACGACCAGTGGGGCGAACGCGTCGTTGCGCACGTCGTTCCGGACGGCGACCTGACCGCGGACGACCTCGACGACTTCTGCCGATCGAGCGACGACCTCGCCGAGTTCAAGCGGCCGCGACGGTACGAGTTCCGCGACGCCCTCCCCAAGAACCCGAGCGGAAAGATCCAGAAGTACAAGCTCCGCGACGAGGACTGA
- a CDS encoding SDR family NAD(P)-dependent oxidoreductase, whose amino-acid sequence MPKNSLADKFDFTDEGVAVTGGASGIGQAVCETFAAMGANITIADVDIEGAEETADAIEDEYETRAIAIETDVSSYDDAVEMIDTTVDEFGSIDILVNNAGLSTRTSSFLESTPEDWERSVGVTYFGTMNCTHAALSHMIDQESGCIINYASDSYKGNDPSLAVYGGAKAGNVAFTMNVAKEVGEHGIRMNVVSPGTTETPATADWLDEYRDKVLESYALDRLGQPEDIANTVAFLASDAADWITAEVVSVNGGYIRG is encoded by the coding sequence ATGCCCAAAAATTCACTTGCGGATAAGTTCGACTTTACAGATGAGGGTGTCGCTGTCACTGGTGGTGCGAGCGGAATCGGCCAAGCAGTCTGTGAGACCTTCGCTGCCATGGGTGCGAACATTACCATTGCCGATGTAGACATTGAGGGTGCCGAAGAAACGGCGGACGCTATCGAAGACGAGTACGAGACGCGAGCCATTGCGATCGAAACGGATGTCTCGTCGTACGATGACGCCGTCGAAATGATTGACACCACCGTCGACGAGTTCGGTTCGATCGATATCCTCGTCAACAATGCTGGACTGAGTACGCGAACGTCGTCGTTTCTCGAGTCGACGCCCGAGGACTGGGAGCGGTCGGTCGGAGTCACCTACTTCGGAACGATGAACTGTACCCACGCCGCGCTCTCACACATGATCGACCAAGAGAGCGGCTGTATCATCAATTACGCCAGCGACTCTTACAAAGGAAACGATCCGTCTCTCGCCGTCTACGGTGGCGCAAAAGCCGGCAACGTCGCGTTCACAATGAACGTCGCCAAGGAAGTTGGCGAACACGGGATCCGGATGAACGTCGTCTCACCCGGGACGACCGAGACCCCTGCCACTGCAGATTGGCTCGACGAGTACCGCGACAAAGTGCTTGAATCGTACGCACTCGACCGGCTCGGCCAGCCCGAGGATATCGCCAACACCGTCGCTTTCCTGGCGAGCGACGCCGCAGATTGGATTACCGCTGAAGTGGTGAGCGTCAACGGCGGCTATATCCGCGGATAG
- a CDS encoding enoyl-CoA hydratase/isomerase family protein yields MQEYENLAVTLDDDVLRIAIDRPDALNAVNAPLHTELAEVFDDAYDADARVVVLTGNGDAFSAGGDVNWMKESVEEPGKFLETAREGEEIIESIVNLEKPVIAKVNGDATGLGATLALFCDIVMMSEDARIGDPHVNVALVAGDGGAVIWPLLTSLNKAKELLMTGELLSAEEAEDLGLVNHVVPADELDDATDEMVEKLATGPQTAIRYTKKTLNSWLELGNDLALTKGIALEAAAQQHPDHEEAVEAFLDGRRPEFPSGRDRE; encoded by the coding sequence ATGCAGGAGTACGAAAACCTAGCGGTGACGCTCGACGACGACGTCCTCCGGATCGCGATCGACCGACCGGACGCACTCAATGCGGTGAACGCCCCGCTCCACACCGAACTCGCCGAGGTGTTCGACGACGCCTACGACGCCGACGCGAGGGTGGTCGTGCTCACCGGGAACGGCGACGCGTTCTCCGCCGGCGGCGACGTGAACTGGATGAAAGAGAGCGTCGAGGAGCCCGGGAAGTTCCTCGAGACGGCCCGTGAGGGCGAGGAGATCATCGAAAGCATCGTCAACCTCGAGAAGCCGGTGATCGCGAAGGTAAACGGCGACGCGACGGGACTGGGTGCGACGCTCGCGCTCTTCTGTGACATCGTCATGATGAGCGAGGACGCGCGGATCGGGGACCCGCACGTGAACGTCGCGCTCGTCGCCGGCGACGGCGGGGCGGTCATCTGGCCGCTCCTGACGAGTCTGAACAAGGCGAAGGAACTGCTGATGACCGGCGAGTTGCTCTCCGCAGAGGAGGCCGAGGACCTCGGACTCGTCAATCACGTCGTCCCCGCTGACGAACTGGACGACGCTACCGACGAGATGGTCGAGAAACTGGCGACGGGGCCCCAGACTGCGATCAGATACACGAAGAAGACCCTGAACAGCTGGCTCGAACTCGGAAACGACCTCGCGCTGACGAAAGGCATCGCGCTCGAGGCGGCGGCCCAACAGCATCCCGATCACGAGGAAGCCGTCGAGGCGTTTCTCGACGGGCGACGGCCCGAGTTCCCGAGCGGCCGCGACCGCGAGTGA
- a CDS encoding 3-hydroxyacyl-CoA dehydrogenase, translated as MVVTIDTIDTITVVGGGQMGRGIAAVAALAGYETYVNDIDESQLEEAEEQIEWSYEKSVENGAATETEIDEAMDRLTFTSDFEEAAGNTDFVTEAAVEQQAVKEDIFQDLDDVAPEDAILSTNTSGLNITQLAEVTDRPSQVVGTHWFNPPMLMDLVEVIMTEHAPESVGDTTEALIESFDKTPIRCKMDIPSFIVNRLMRPYGEGPAWMVYRGEHSIEEIDSAMKYKEGFPMGPFELADFTGGIQIRVEGEQDHLEDDRPMSYDTEVCPILHQLYDKGRYGRKADAGYYDYDERDEPQISVGEGQGFDTLLVWAPIVNEAAKMVQNDVASVEDVDTGARLGGNWPVGPLEKADEVGADVILEKLTEVASRHEDTNKLAETLPCELLVEKAKNDETFY; from the coding sequence ATGGTAGTCACTATCGATACTATCGATACCATTACTGTCGTCGGAGGCGGACAGATGGGCCGTGGGATCGCCGCCGTCGCCGCATTGGCAGGGTACGAGACCTACGTGAACGACATCGACGAGTCGCAACTCGAGGAAGCCGAGGAGCAGATCGAGTGGTCGTACGAGAAGTCAGTCGAGAACGGGGCCGCGACGGAGACGGAGATCGACGAAGCGATGGACCGACTTACGTTCACGAGCGACTTCGAGGAAGCGGCCGGGAACACGGACTTCGTGACCGAAGCGGCTGTCGAACAGCAGGCGGTCAAGGAGGACATCTTTCAGGACCTCGACGACGTCGCACCGGAGGACGCGATCCTCTCGACGAACACGTCGGGACTCAATATCACCCAACTCGCCGAAGTGACCGATCGGCCGTCACAGGTCGTCGGGACTCACTGGTTCAATCCGCCGATGCTGATGGATCTGGTCGAAGTTATCATGACCGAACACGCACCTGAGAGCGTCGGCGACACCACCGAGGCCCTTATCGAGTCGTTCGACAAGACGCCGATTCGCTGCAAGATGGACATCCCTTCGTTCATTGTCAACCGGCTGATGCGCCCCTATGGCGAGGGCCCGGCCTGGATGGTCTATCGGGGCGAACACTCGATCGAAGAGATCGACTCCGCGATGAAGTACAAGGAAGGATTCCCGATGGGACCGTTCGAACTCGCCGACTTCACCGGCGGCATCCAGATTCGTGTCGAGGGAGAGCAGGATCACCTCGAGGACGACCGACCGATGTCCTACGATACGGAAGTGTGTCCCATTCTCCACCAGTTGTACGATAAGGGTCGGTACGGGCGCAAGGCGGACGCCGGCTACTACGACTACGACGAGCGCGATGAGCCACAGATTTCGGTTGGCGAAGGACAGGGATTCGATACGCTGCTCGTCTGGGCTCCGATCGTCAACGAAGCCGCCAAGATGGTCCAGAACGACGTCGCCAGTGTCGAAGACGTCGACACCGGTGCACGGCTCGGCGGCAACTGGCCGGTCGGCCCCCTCGAGAAAGCCGACGAAGTCGGTGCCGATGTCATCCTCGAGAAACTGACCGAGGTCGCCAGTCGTCACGAGGACACGAACAAGCTCGCCGAAACGTTGCCGTGCGAGCTGCTCGTCGAGAAGGCGAAGAACGACGAAACGTTCTATTGA